The Rhizobium rhododendri nucleotide sequence CCTCTCGGCGATTTCGAGTTCGGCGTCGGTTTCGAAAACCACACCACCCATCCGTCACGCGGCGATATCCTGCTTTATCCCGGCGGCCACAGCGAAACGGAGCTGCTTTTCGCCTATGGCAGCTCGTCATTTGCCAGCAAGATGGGCAGTCTTGCCGGAAACCATTTCCTCACCGTCGTCGAAGGCGCTGAGCACCTGCCGGAGATGGGCCGCCGTGTTCTCTGGAACGGCGCGCAGCCAATCCGCTTCGAACCCATTGGCTGACCGTCTAACGCAGT carries:
- a CDS encoding DUF3830 family protein; amino-acid sequence: MQMVRLTVGDLVFVARFENKKAPRTCKAFQALLPFVNQTIHSRWSGEAVWVPLGDFEFGVGFENHTTHPSRGDILLYPGGHSETELLFAYGSSSFASKMGSLAGNHFLTVVEGAEHLPEMGRRVLWNGAQPIRFEPIG